The DNA region TATCATAGGTACAGGCTCCagtatcctctgtgtgtgtgtgtgtgtgtgtacatgtgtgtgtacacatgtgtgtgttgtacacatgtgtgtatgtgtgtgtctgtgcctgtgcctgtgtgtgtgtgtgtgtgtgtgagagagagaatgagagagagagagagagagagagagagagagagagagaataagagctATCAGTCTTAGTGTTCTCTATGTACTACCCTCAAACCAACTTCACACCATGCCCCCCAGACTGAGCTGTGTTCTGGAGGTTAAGTGACTTATCCAAGGCCACAGTTGGAGAGATAGAGTTACAAACGCAATCTCCTTGCCATTCAGAAAATCCTTTCCACAAAAGTATGGGTGCGGGGCATTTTTATTACCGAGTAAGCATTAAATGAGAACAGGCTACATATCACAGGCAGATATGAAGGacagcaaagactgagggaaatTGTACTCTTGTTATAACTAAGCAGATGAACCCATTAACGTAAGTAGGTTTTGCAATTTGGAGTCAGGTGGCTGAGTTAGGCCATTGTGCTTCAAGAACAGTGGGAGATTAGGTCTTATCTTCCTTTACGATTACATTTCGAAGCAATGGCTCTCAGATCCCTGAAGAAATCTTTCCTGAACTGTGGAGATGGGAGTGGGCTtatttagccattaaaaattaaatatatttttgaaaagtacAAACAGAAACTCTAAGAGAAAAGGGATATGAAGAGGaaaattctctctctgtctctctgtctctctctgtctctctctctgtctccctctctctgtgtctctctctctgtctctgtctctgtctgtctctctctcccctctgcatgctcgtgcgtgtgtgtgtgtgtgtgtgtgtgtgtgtgtgtgtgtgtgtatttaggacAGGGCCTCATGCTACTGTGTACTGTCATGGTAGCATacactctaacactgagctacaccctcagccttcttcctttttctttcagtgtGGAGAGTGAAGAtgtctcctttccaatttgcactTTTCCTATACATTATCAGGACAGTGCAGATAGCACTTGAAACCAGGGAAATTAACTCCAGAGTCCAGTCTTTTAATGCCTGTCTCACATTACCTCTCTAACACATATTTATAGTAATGGCTACACAAAGGATGGGCTGGACGAAGCgtgaaatgaaaatgtaataaaaaatcaGCAGGTGTCTCAGGGATGCTTATGTGCATGCTGCCCTGCAGGAGGAagcctgctcttgcagagatgTTACTGTGACGTAAGGTGGATAGTGGGGCTGAAGCAGAAGGTGTGCTTGTCAGGGTGCCTCGGTCCAAATTTCATGTGGAGGTGGCAAAAGCTGAGACAAAGTCAAGCACAGCATCCTGAAAGCAGAACTGCCTGGCTCTGAGGAGATGAGGCAGGCAAGGCTGTGCCACCACAAGAAGCCAATGGGATGATGGAGTGGGTTTGGCTGCCTAGCTGTATTCACCACCCGCCCAGTCAGGCCATTCTCAGGCACACAAAGGGCCCAAACATAGAAGCACTCAGCAAAGCAAAGTGAAATGGCAAAAACCAGAAGGAGGAGGACAGCCTCAAAgagcaaaacaaagcaggaagAGCCAACTGAGTCATCAGATACCCAGGCTAAGCAGAAAGGCGGAGGGAGAGTGAGCACAGAGGAGAAATCGAAGGTGCTCCCTAAGTACTTGTTAATATGCTTAATTGGCATGTGGCAAATTTATGTGTTTATGGGATACTGGGTCATTTGAAACCTTGTAAACAATGTAATGAATATATTCAGGTGACTGGCTCCTAATATAAAGTCATTTCTTCCTggtgggatctctctctctctctctctctctctctctctctctctctctctctctctctctctgtgtgtgtgtgtgtgtgtgtgtgtgtctgtgtctgtgtctgtgtctgtgtctgtgtctgtgtctgtgtgtctgcattgCTAGTGGTTACATCCAGGGCTTCTTCCTTGCTAAGAAAATGCTCTGCCACTGACTGCATTCTCAGACACGTGTCAAGAAGATTTACAGTCCCTTCTGCTCACTAGATGTGGTAGCACTTACCtaccagcattcaggagtcagGGGTAGGAGAAGAGAGAGCTAGAGGCTATCCTTGGCCACAtattgagaccttgtctcagaaaaaaaatagcaagagttggaaagatgactcaacatttaagagcactggctgatcttgcaAAGGACgtaatttcaattcccagcacccacatggctacTTATGGTtaccatttataactccagttccaagggatctgatgccctcttctggcctctatgggtaccATTTACAAACAAGTAcaaggtacacagacatacatgtaggtaaaacatgcatacatgctttaaaaaaatgttctcggggttggggatttagctcagtggtagggcgcttgcctaggaagctcaaggccctgggttcggtccccagctccgaaaaaaagaaccaaaaaaaaatgttctctattgcttccttttttcttccttccttccttccttccttccttccttccgaaGGCAATACTTACTATGTAGATGTGGCTGTTCTGAAATTCTCTAATATAAACCACAATATCTTTGAACCTGCAGAGCTTAacttgcctctgccacccaagtactagcattaaaggcatgtgctaccatgcctgactcTCCTACCCCTTTTGAAATAATTAATTGATGATGATCTAAATCTATTATACACCACACAGCCCTAAGAGACAAAACGTTAAAGGAACCCATGTCTATAAACTCCGGTTCCCTTTATTTGTCTCAGGAAGTAACCTGCTGGTGGACAAGGCTTCATTCTTCAATGCCTTTCCTAGTCTTCCCTGGGACTCCCATGGTGTGGAGTGTGGACTGAGGGATAGGACCGTACACCTTCATGCCATGTTCATTCTGGTGTGAGCTCTGTCTCCGTGACTTCTTGAGAGAAAACACTACCTCTTGTATCAGTATTCTCCTCCACTGACCTCTCCCATGTGAGTACTACAGGGGACAGATAGAACAAGGTGTCAAAGCTAGGCACGCACCTTCCTTCATTGGACACAGAGTGCTTGTGCTTCCTTTTGGACACTCCTTtcccctctgctttctgagttgGGTTTTCTCTTCTGTATGTGATATAATGCTGCTCTTCTCTTGGCCTTTCCCCTAATTGTGGCAGTCTTTCATAACTAGGAAGGGGCTCTCTCTAAGAATCGTCCCATCTCCAGCAGGTCCGTGCCTGTCTGTAGGTATCACTATGAAATGCACCTTCCTCTCTAGGGCTGAGACACATGTCTGGGTCTGAGCTGACAGAGCTGCTGGACCAGGTGGAGGGTGCCATCCGTGACTTCTCGGAGGAGCTGGTCCACCAGCTGGCCCGCAGAGATGAGCTGGAGTTTGAGAAGGAAGTGAAGAACTCTTTCATCACGGTGCTCATTGAGGTTCAGAATAAGCAGAAGGAGCAGCGGGAACTGATGAAGAAGAGGCGGAAAGAGAAGGGGTTAAGCCTGCAGAGCAGTCGGATAGAGAAGGGGAACCAGATGCCTCTCAAGGTATGTGAGCAACCAGAAGTCTAGCCTCAGCCAACCTTGAGCCCTAACCATCACATGTCCTGATACCTACCCCCTCCACTGAACCCCTAAACAGTTACAGTCACAGAACCTGTGACAGGCAGTGGGGTCAGGAAGGGAGGGAATGCTGCTTTTCTCCCTGATTTCCCAGAAGGTCTCTGGTCTGAGCGAGAACATACTGaataaaggttaaaaaataaTTAGCTATGACCTGAGTTCTCCAGGCTGGTCCTTGAAAAAATAAACCAGGGTCTGTATCTCTACCATTGGTGTGGGTTATTGTCTGGTCTGGTCTCTTTGGGGCAGGTGTAGGGTATTGCTGGACTATGTGAATGGCTAAAAGGTGACCAGATAGCTTATAGGTTCTTGATAGAATGAAGTCCATAGTATTATCTAATCGACTTTTTCAGTGCACCCTTGCCTAACTCTAGTACAGATCTATTGAATTAGGCCAGGGCCACATGCCTCTTGAAGAAAAGTTTTCCCGCACCAGACCACTTCTGGAACCTACACTTCCTGAAAACTTCATCATCTATTTTACTAAGATCTTTGCATCTTAGTTCCCCAGAATCGAGCTGTCCTGTCTAATTTTTCTCTTTGCAGGATACAGGATAAAATGAGGAAGTCTGGGGATGACAAAAGGGTCTTATAACCTTGAGGGACTTACCCAAATGAGTCTCTAAGACTGCTACCCATTCTTGCTTGAATTTTGGCTTCTCTGCGCATCTGCCAATTACCGAGGGCAGTGTGACAGCTGATGAGCATTTGAGCAAGGACACAGAAGTCCCTGGGGTGGTAACATTGGGGCAGGAAGTCTGTGCCCATCCTGAGTGTATTTCTTCCTTAGCGTTTCAGCATGGAGGGCATCTCCAACATCCTGCAGAGTGGCATCCGCCAGACCTTTGGCTCCTCAGGAGCTGACAGACAGGTATGTGCAGCCCGATAGCTCCTTTATTCCTCCAGACGGCTCATTTCCTCACCAGAGATGAGAGTCAACAGAGTTATCCCAAAATCTGggccagcatgaggttccctaacattttcttttatttgtcagGAAGACATAGGTAAAGTCTTTCAAaggtcattttgttgttgttgttattttgttttaggtCTTTTATCCCGGGACAAGGATAAAACTTAAAACTCCACATCAAATGTAGACCTATGAATTAGTTTGCTTTAAGAATAAAGTGCACTGGGGGATCTGTTTCAGAACAGAACACATCTTAGAGACTACTCAACTCTGTCTTTTTGATGGCCAGCTGAGCCTGTGCCACCAATATTTGCCTGTTCAACCTCCAACTCTGTAAGTCTAAGTCACGCTGTGGCACTCTCTAGCCTTCATTTTGACAGTAACTTGCAGTCAGCTTTGAAGTACTATGATGAAATACCCAGAGCAATTAACTTTAGAAAGAacaaacttgggctggagagacggtttagtggttaagagcactgactgctcttccagaggtcctgagttcaaatcccagcaaccacatggtggctcataaccacctgcaatgagatctgatgccctcttctggtgtgtctgaagatagttacagtgtacttacatataaataaataaatcttaaaaaaaaaaacaaaacaaagttttaccaatttatttttattgggtgTCCTTACCAGTTTGGCATTTGGTATGGTGACATCATGTGGATGTGTTTGTAGTCACAAGGAGTCCCATGTCAAACTtgacagaaaagagagagacagaatgggGTGGGACACATAAGAAGTCAAGAAAGAATATTCAATATCCTTTAAGGGCCAGCATAAGGCCTCTTAAAGGACCATAGTGCATCCCAGGACCATGACCCTGGGGAACAAGGCTTTGCATACAAACCTTTCGAAGACACATTACATTCAAACTACAGCATCTGTGATGTGGCTTGCACTTTGGGTTGTTACGGCAGAGTTTGACAACTGCCTGTTATGTGCTGTGATCTGCTGCTAGGTCCTCCAGGTACAGAAGTGAGAGGTCCTGGGCCTCCCCTCATGGAGTACAAAATCTAGTAGACTTGGCAGTATGTGCACGGTGTGTACAGGCACAGTGTGTGCACTGCCAACTTTGAAAATGTGGAATAAACGATGGAGAAGTATATATGCTGTTTTAGTGATCAAGGCTGAATCCTAAGGGTTACAGCTGTATGACCATAGCCTAGGAAAACTAGGAACATCTAACCAGCCCTCACTGGTCCTGGGAGAACTGAGGCCCAGAATCATAGAGTAGCTGTCTGTATCTTCACCGTGGCTAACAGGGCCTGTTGACCTTGGGCCTGTTATCACCTAGGACTCCCTAGGAGCCTGACAAGATCTCTTGGCCTACTGGTCTTTGATGCCTACTGGCTGGGCACCTCGAGGTTTGCTTTGTTGTAAGAGGGAGCAAATTTTACAATCAAGATCTCAGGTAGATATGTCATTTTGACAAGAGAGAACTAATTTCTTCCCAAATTGCACTGTGAAGAATTCAACTGTACACACTGCCCCAGCTCTCACCCAGGAGGAGAAACACTCCTAGGATTCTGAGAACCAAAAGGACTTTAGCATATTAAGAATGCATCAGTTGGGGTAGTGGAAGTTTCCCCCACTGAATACAGGAAAGCCTACTTTAGAGATACACGTAAAGAGGTGGAAGAAGGTTCTAGAGTAACAGCGTTCTACGGATGGAGAGCATTGTCCAGAATATGATGGAAAGTTAGGTCCAGGTTCAGGTTGCCCACTGTGCCTCCACCCAAGAGGGACCATGACTCACAGTCTGCATGCCCTGTTTGTCTTGGCAGTACCTGAACACAGTCATCCCTTATGAGAAGAaatcttctcctccctctgtggAAGACCTGCAGATGCTGACAAACAGTGagttcctcctcctcagcctcaggCCTAAGTTGCCGTCCCTCCTCGCCTGTGCGCCTCCTGTTCTCACTTCCCAGATTCAGTTTCTTTAGGATGGCTTTGCATAGGGCAAACATTTCTGCATATCGTATCCTCTTCAATGAGGCGCAATTAAAAATACTCTGCTGTGACACccaggttgttttttgtttttttttaaagggtagGAAGGTACTAGAGGGATGGGGCAGAGTTTTCTGTTTTCCCTACAGCTCCCTGGTCTTTGCCTTCTCCACTTGGGCTGCCCATACCTAGGTCCCTTAGAGCAGAGAGCTGTTGGTGGGCCCTGCTGTCCGTCCTGCTGTCCTTTTAATGTGAAGCAAGGCTTTTTGGGTGGGGCCAGGCTGCTTGGAAAGAATGGAGTCTGGTTTTCTCTCCAGGAAGTGACTGCCTCTCCAGTTTAGCTGCTTTGATCCGTATTAATACACATTCTGAACTGCAGGGAGAAGAAGCAACATGTAATAAAATGCTTCTCGTAGGCAGAATCCATCTATCTATGAATGTATGAAATAGTGCAACGTTCAAAAGGCCAGCTTCAAGTAGCAGTGTCCTCTGGGCACTCTTGGGAGGAGGAAAATCTTAGACTAAGACTTGGTGACATGCTCAGTGGATCAGATAGAAATCCCATTTTCCAGGCAACTGGGCCTGCTGAATGACAGCTTACAAGGCTGCTCAGTACACTGTGGATGCCCTGGAGAGGATGGGCCAGTGCAGGGCTATTGGTCAGGTTAAAGGAAGGGGGCTTCTACTAATACTAGGAAGACAAATATCCCCTTACCGTACCCCATTCCCAAGTTAAGAGTGAAGAAATACTTCCTTTTCATCCATCTCGAGGACAAAAGCAGAGTTTGCAGCAAACAGGTCTTGCCAACATCCATACACACCATGTCCTTGAGAATCAGGAATTTTAACTTCAAGGTCCATCCATCTGGTCAGATTtctatatttgtataaatatgcACTGAGGTTCAGTACTGTGGATTAAACCTAGAGACTGCTGTGTGCTACCCCGGAGCTGTGCCCTCTGCTTTTTAAGCTTTGAGACAGGTGCTCACTAAGCTGCCCAGGCATTATGAGACCCAGGCAGGCTTCAGATTAgctatcctcttgcctcagcctccgggATTACAGGTTTGTACTACCAGGCCcagctttttttattttatcttttaattttatgtgtacaaaCGTTTTAACCTGCccatatgtatgtgcactatgtgtgtgcctggtgtccatgaAGGTCACAAGAAGGTATTAGATGCCTTTGAGTTGGCGCTGGGAACTGAgtctggggtcctctgcaagagttgcaagtgctcttaaccactgagccatctttccagctgccTCCTACCCActgcctttctgtttgttttgctgcAAAGGCTCtctgctggctgtcctggaacttacacatatctgcctccctctgcctccttagctctgagattaaaggtgtgcacctccacacctgggctgccattttgtttttttgaaatgtatttctctttttcttttcctccctctccctcaccctctccttctttctttccttccttccttcccccttcctctcctcctcctcttcctactcttctTCTGGTAGGTTCTCAATATACAGTCCAGGCTAGCTATGAGCTCTACTAACCTAACCAACCTGTTGGAATTATAGGTGCAAACTGATATGCCAAAtcagattttattttctgattaattaattaattaaaatatatattattctatgtgtatgaatgtttttgtttgcaTATGCTACATGTATACAATGCAGAGGTCAAAAGAGCAACCCACGGAATTTGAGTTAAGAGAAGCtatgtgagtcaccatgtgggtgctgggagcccaacctgggtcttctacaagagcagcaagtactttttaaaaaaacatatttttatatataatatatataaatacactgtagctgtcttcagacacaccagaagagggcatcagatctcgttacaaatggttgtgagccaccatgtggttgctgagaattgaactcaggacctctggaagagaagtcagtgctcttaaccactgaaccatctcttcagtccaagtactcttaacctctttTTGGCCTCCatggtatagctcagtggtagagcacttgcagaGCACTCACAAGGCTCTGCATTCACTGTCCactaacaccacacacacacatacacacgcgcacacacacacacacacacacacacacacacacacacacatacacacacacaccaaatccCTGGTAAGTGAAGttgtagatggttatgagcctacatatgggtgctgggaattgaacttgagtctTCTAGAAAAGCAGTTAGTGCTtgtaactgctgaaccatctctccagctcaaagcTATAAAAGTTTGTaatctagtttttgttttaataattttttaagatttatttgttttatgcatgtgagcacactgtagctgtcctcagacacaccagaagagggcatcagatctcattacagatggttgtgagccaccatgtggttgctgggatttcaactcaggacctctggaagagcagtccatgctcttaaccactgagccatctctctagccctgtaatctagttttaaagatttgtttttatgtatgtgtttatgccacatgtgtgcaggtaccaGAAGAGCCCACCATACCccttggagctgcagttacaggtggtGTGAGCTCCAAATGACTTTGTCAGAACATCGAGTGCTCTTACTCACCGAGCAATCCCCAGCCCTCCACCCAGGGCTTGATTTTACCAGTCAACATTTTGCTAACTCTGTCTCTTCTTACGAGTGGACATTTCATATTCCTTTTAGAGCCTACACTTTTATCTTTCTGAATACTGATCCTCCTATGTTATGTGAAtactaatttttttcaaattcttgTGTGAGTTCATGAATAATgtctgttctcttttcttctgctCCTTGAACCAAGGACTCAGGCCAGAGTCTAGCTAATATGACTGGACCATCCATACAGATGCTTCAATTTAGAGATCAACTTAGATACATGTTGTCTAAGTAGAGTTACTGCATTTTTGACACAGTCTTCTTGGCATCGCATTTGGTCTGCCCAGTCTCAGTTGCAAAATAACCAACTAAGTGCACATAAATTTGCATCTAAAAATACCCTCACAGAGCCAGTGGGTAGAGGTGGCTTGCCCCCAAGCCAGAGGATCTGCGTTTCATATCTGAGAACAGATGGTAGAAGGAAAAAACTGACTTCCctagcaagttgtcctctgacttctacatgcacGTCTTGTTATACGCACCCACCACcacaataaatgtaatttaatttttttttttagatatagcATCAAGCAAACAGAAGAAACCAGGATTCCCAGCATTTAATTCAGTTGAAATGACTATATATCCAAAGatataaagaaaccaaaaacccTGGTAGACTCTAGGGtttttatggttttctttttttctgatagaCAATAGTGCTTTTCCCTTGGCCTTGGCTGGTGATTTATGTGATTTATGGCGATTCTAATGTGTTAAAATCATGTCAGGTTCTATTCTCACCTGGTCATAACTCTGCCCAAGTTTCACTACCCAGCTCAAAAACAGGACAACATGGCATTGGATTCTTGTCACAGCTGCCTCCTGACTCAGGGCCCGCTGACCTTCATCGTTCACCCTGCTTGTAAACATGAAATATGCACATTAAGAAGAAGCAGACAGTATAGAAACATGTCCCAGAAGAAACCTACTCTGTGAGCTCACACTCAGAACTGCCTCATGGTTTCACGCACTGTTCTAGATTGTTCTATGTTAGGATATATTTGTTATGAAGCCAATGCATGTTCTTCAGCCCTCTTCATTGATAAGTCTGTTTTAGACATGTTGCTCTCTCACTTTCATAAGGGGGTTTAAGACTACActgactagggctggagagatggctcagcggttaagagcacccgactgctcttccagaggtcatgagttcaattcccagcaaccacatggtggctcacaaccatctgtaaggagatccgatgccctcttctggtgtatctgaagacagctacagtgtacttatatatataataaataaaataaaatcttaaaaaaaaaaaaaaagactacactGACTGGTACACTGTAGCCCATTTAAGGAAGACTGTTGGTGAAAGAGTGTGTGGTCGAATACCTTTGTTGATGTTAAAAATGAGGCTCAGATCCTTTCTTATGGAATTTTCCCCACAGTTGACTTCAGCAATGTGAGTTGTGACCATGAGAACATGTTATTTCATTAATGGAAAAGCATTCATTTGTTTGGGAATGGAACATAGGCCTTACGTTTGCTAGACCACTGTCTTATCATTGAGTTAGTCTCACCCTACaacatacaattttttttaataaaaataatcctTAAAAGTCCATAGGAGAAAGCTTTGCCATTACCTTGGGTCTGAGGCTTCAGGGCCCTTGAACTGGCTCCAGGCAGTACTCTGTGAACAATACTCATTCACTTGGGACTTCATTTCCTCCCCACAGGAACAAAGGTTCATTAGATAAACTTCATTTGTGGCCGGTAAACTGGAAATGAGAATTATTGCAATAACATGTTTTATGTGAGTAGACCATCCTTAaagacagttttgttttttgttttttggttttttgtttttttttttttggttctttttttcggaactggggactgaacccagggccttgcgcttcctaggcaagcgctctaccactgagctaaatccccagccccttaaagacAGTTTTATAGCTGGTCGTGGTCAGTTTATTGCCCTTCATTCTAGCACTCCAGAGGCTAAGTCTggtaggtctctgagtttgaggccatcctggtctacacgatgagttccaggccagccagggctataaagtaagaccctgtctcaaaacaaaacaaaacaaaacaaaacaaaacaaaacagcacagtaTTACTAGTGACTCAGCAATTAATATTAACATTTACATATCATTTTGGcaatcatttatttttgttaaaaataCATACTTGGTAGATGTATAGAAAGTGTAGATGAGCCAAGAGAGGAAAATTTAAAGAAGTCACTGGTGGGTTCACATTGCAGAGGCAACCCCGGGGCTCTCTAGGTGTATTCTTTCTCAACTTAAGATTCTGAATCTTGATAGAAGCTTGTAGAGTGATGTGTCTACTTCATACTCACTAGTGCCAGGTTCCCTCAAGTCATTTCTCTCTCGTGTAGGGTGCAAGTTGTCTAGCACTAGAATTAAGCTTCCTACCGTGATAGTATCTTGGCCCAtatctcccattctctctccttctctagtTCTCTTCGCCATGAAGGAGGATAACGAGAAGGTGCCTACTTTGCTAACGGactacattttaaaaggtgaGAGCAGCTACCCTCCTCCCAGAACTGAAGGGTCCTCTCCTCTGAGTTCCTGCCCAAGCTGTAGAGCTCGTGCTGAAACTCTCTTGGAGCACCCACACCAGGCCGACCAGGCAGCAGTCACACCTCATGGTTGTTGTGAGTGCTTTGAGGTACTAGGTGTCACTACCAGGCCTGAAGGGATTCTGTTACTTCAGGTTACCACTGTGAGTCCTCATGAGGGACAGGACACCAACAAAGGACTTACTGTGGAGAAATCTGGTGGCTCTTGCACCAGGTCCCATTTAGTAGGAAAAACAAAGCCTGAAAATAAGTTAATACTTGCAGTACTTGAGAGGAGAAGGACGCCATGATTAAGTTTGTCTCTTCATAACTTTTTATGAAAGAGAGTACTGCTGGAGACCCAGGGTTCATTCATGCCAGGCAAGCAGTCTTCCACTGAGCCACAGTTGTAGCTTCTTGAACATTTTACTGTGGAAGTCTTCAGTGCGGGCAACGGGAAGATCGTTCTTATCttccacattcattttttttatgtaCTATATTCCCTGCATGTTTGGTTACCTTGTgtgtgcccaaagaggccagcagagggtgtcaggtcccttgGGACAGGAGTtgcagatgtgggtgctgggaattgaacccaggtcttcaggaagagcagccagtgcctttaactcctgagccatgtctccagccctctccAGTCTTATAAAGTCTTAACCAGgaatattggttttttttttttttttttggttctttttttcggagctggggaccgaacccagggccttgcgcttcctaggtaagcgctctaccactgagctaaatccccagccccaggaatatTGTTTTGAAGCAGATTTCTGTTATAGTTTTCATCCACAAGTATTTCAGTGTGTATTTCTAAAACCTAAGAACTGGACACATAGCCACAATGGCATTGTCACAACTAAAGAGTTAGGGCTGAGGTGGTGCTCTGTTGTAGAGTGCTGTCCAGTATGAGGCCCTGGGGTCCATTTCCAGAAcaacaaagggggaagagggaaggctACAACTACAAAATTAAGCATATTGAGTGGCCTTGGTGACCGAATCACAGTACAGCTCACCTTGGTTTTTCCCCATACGATGGTTTTGAGTTTATTTGTTTACATCAGGACCTGATAAAGCACCATACAATTTGATTATTTATCTCctaagtcagtcagtcagtctgtctgtctgtctgtctgtcacccaCTCCC from Rattus norvegicus strain BN/NHsdMcwi chromosome 8, GRCr8, whole genome shotgun sequence includes:
- the Fez1 gene encoding fasciculation and elongation protein zeta-1 isoform X3, whose translation is MMQNSPDPEEEVEVLEEEDGGEISSQADSVLLQEMQALTQTFNNNWSYEGLRHMSGSELTELLDQVEGAIRDFSEELVHQLARRDELEFEKEVKNSFITVLIEVQNKQKEQRELMKKRRKEKGLSLQSSRIEKGNQMPLKRFSMEGISNILQSGIRQTFGSSGADRQYLNTVIPYEKKSSPPSVEDLQMLTNSEFLLLSLRPKLPSLLACAPPVLTSQIQFL